The sequence below is a genomic window from Streptomyces sp. NBC_00582.
CACGAGCACGGCCTGGTCCACCGGGACGTCAAACCCGGGAACATCCTGGTCTCCCGGGGCACCGACAGCGACCACCCCGAGCACGTCTACCTCACGGACTTCGGGCTGACCAAGAAGTCGCTCTCCCTGACCGGGTTCACGACCGTCGGCCAGTTCGTCGGCACCCTCGACTACGTCGCCCCCGAGCAGATCTCCGGCCGCCCGGTCGACGGCCGCTGCGACGTCTACAGCTTCGCCTGCGTCGTCTACGAGACCCTGGCCGGGCATCCGCCGTTCCTGCGCGACGAGGACATGGCCCTGCTGTGGGCCCACCAGGAGGACGAGCCGCCCCCGCTCACCGCGTCCCGCCCCGACCTGCCGCCGCAGGTCGACGCCGTCTTCGCGAAGGCGCTGGCCAAGAAGCCCGAGGAACGGCACGACACCTGCCGGGCCTTCGTCGCGGCCCTGCGGGCGGCCGGCCGCGGCGACCGGAACGCCGCGCACCCCTCGACGGAGCCGACCGGCCTGCCCGCCGTACCCCCGCCTCCCCCGGACTGGGCCCGGCCCGTCCTGCTCGGCCGTCAGACCTGACCCGGCGGGCCCGTCGCGCCGCGCCGGTGCACGGGACGGGCCAGCAGCGCGCCCAGGAAACCGGTGGCCAGCCCCCACAGCGCGGCCAGACCGAGCGCGGACCACACCTCGGGGTGGAGGAACAGATCCCCGGACAGACCGGCGAGATCGTTGATGCCGAGCACGGTCAGTCCGTAGTGCGCGGAGACCCGGCCCACCAGACAGATCGTCAGCACGGTGAGCACCAGTGCGACCGCCATGTGCACGGCATGCTGCCAGGCGCGCATCCGGGCCGGGGAGCGGGCCGCCATCACGAACGCGGCCCCGAGCAGCAGCACCGCGTCCACCACGACCAGCCACCACACCCGTCCGTCGTACTCGGCCATGCTGCTCAGGTTCAGCGCGGCGGTCTCCCTTCCGCGCAGCACCTCGTCCAGCACATGCGGCATGGGCAGCCCGAACGGGCCCTCCACCCGGCCGTTCCAGGTCGCCCCCAGCCCGATGGTGAACACCATCCACACCAGATTGGGCAGCCCCAGCAGGACCACGGCGAGGGTCTCCGGCGCGTGCCCCCGCGTCGCCGCCACGACCAGCGCCACGACCAGACCCAGGACGACACACGCGAGGAGCAGCGCGACCATCGCGTACGCGGCCGGCCGCACCGACTCCTGGAAGCGCAGCAGCCGGGCCGGCAGCGGCGCCCCGCGCGAGACCAGCAGCGCCAGCAGCAGCACCCCGGCCAGCCACACGAGCCCCACCAGCAGCGTGATCGGCACCTCGGTGGTGAAGCCGACCTCCGGGTGGACCCCGAACAGATCGCCCAGGTCGTTCAGCGTGTCGCTGCCGAGGTCGATGGCGAAGGTCTGGCGGGCGGCGAGCGCCAGGCCCAGCAGCCCCAGCAGCCACAGCACGGCGATCCGGGCCGCCCACCCCGCCAGCTCCCGCGCGCCGGCGACCGCCCGGTGCCGCAGCGGCCGCAGAAACCCGGCGGCGGTCACGAGCGCCCCGACCAGGGACACGGACAGCGGAACCACCGTCAGCCCGGCCCGGGTGTCGGCGAGCCCCCCGGCGTCCCCGGACAGCTCCACGGTGCCCCCTACGGCCGTGACCACGGTCGCCGCGACCACCCGGGGGAACGCGTCCTGCGGCAGGTCCGAGGCCCCCGCCGCCCACAGGCCCAGCGCGGCCACGACCACCATCGAGGCGAGCCCCGCCAGCGCAACGCCGAAGGCCGTCGCCCAGCCGTGCCGGCCGGCCGCCCGGTCGATGGCGGGCCGGCCGGCTGCGTGGTCGGTGCGGCTGCGCGGGCTCACGCTGCCACGCTAAGCAGGGCCGGGAGCGCCCGCCCGTCGAGCGGGGCCGTCCGCGTCCGGCTTGCGGGTGCCCCCCGGGACGAGCACACAATAATCATGTTGTGGCAGAAAGCGGTGCATGTTTCCGAAAGGTGGGCATCGCCGGACGTACTCCACATCGGGAGAGCATGTGAGCGTCGACCCTCCGTCCTCCGGCCGCCCCGCAGGACCACCCTCCGGCCCCCTCTCGGGCCCCTCGCAACCACCCCCTCCACCCTCCTCGGGACCCCCCACCGAGCCGGTGGAGCCGGTGTCCCCGGGCGGTTCCTCCGGCGGTTCCTCCGGTGGTTCCTCCGGCGGTTCCTCCGGCGGTGACCTCCCGGACGGCGCACCGGGCCCCGAGCCCGAGCCCGAACCGGACCCCGGCCGGGCCTGGTGGCGGTCCGCACCCCGGCTCGCCCTGCTCGGTACGGCCCTCGTCGCCGCGGTCGCCCTCGCCGTCCTGCTCACCCTGCCCGACAGCGGCAGCTCCGGCGGCGCGGCCGGCGCCAAGATCTTCACGCTGGCCGCGGCCAAGACCGGCCCGGACCCCTTCACCGAGTCCACGGCCACCGACAACTCCACCGCGACCGCCTCCGCCGCCCCCGCGAACGGCACGACCGAGCCCACCGGCAACACCCTCAAGGGGGTCGACGGCGGTGCCGCAGGCGTCTACGGCGGCACCCGCAACGTGGCGAGCTGCGATGTGGAGAAGCAGATCAGCGCGCTGCACGCGGCCCCCGCCAAGAACCGGGCGTTCGCCTCCGTCGCCCGCGTCGAGCCCTCCGGGGTCCCCGCCTATCTGCGCTCGCTCACCCCCGTACAGCTGCGCATGGACACCTGGGTCACCAACCACGGCTACCGCGACGGTGCCGTCACCACGTACCAGTCCGTCCTGCAGGCCGGCACCGCCGTCCTCGTCGACGGACACGGCGTGCCCCGGGTGCGCTGCGCCTGCGGCAACCCGCTCACCAAGCCGGTCCCGCAGCAGACCGAGCCGGAGCGCACGGGCGACGTCTGGCCGTCGTACCGGCCCTCGAACGTCGTCGTGATCACCCCCGCCAAGAAGACGGTCAAGGAGTTCGTCCTCTACGACCCCGACCACGGTCACCACTGGTTCGCCCGCCACCGGGGCGACACCGCGGGCAAGCAGGACCGGACCACGCCTCCTCCGAAGAAACCCCTGGTCTTCGTGGTCATCACCCCGCCGCCGCCCACGTCGACGAGCCCGTCCTGCGACCCGGACCGCAAGCACTCCTGCCCGTCGCACCCGTCCTCGTCCTCGTCGAGCCCGTCCTCGTCCTCGT
It includes:
- a CDS encoding serine/threonine-protein kinase, translated to MGTSAFSGRPSDLLGQQIAGYRVEHEIGRGGMAVVFRARDLRLERTVALKLLAPELARNDTFRKRFTHESRVAAAIDHPHIVPVFEAGETEGVLYIAMRYVEGSDLRNLLDHQGPLPLATAVRIAAQVASALDAAHEHGLVHRDVKPGNILVSRGTDSDHPEHVYLTDFGLTKKSLSLTGFTTVGQFVGTLDYVAPEQISGRPVDGRCDVYSFACVVYETLAGHPPFLRDEDMALLWAHQEDEPPPLTASRPDLPPQVDAVFAKALAKKPEERHDTCRAFVAALRAAGRGDRNAAHPSTEPTGLPAVPPPPPDWARPVLLGRQT
- a CDS encoding streptophobe family protein — encoded protein: MSPRSRTDHAAGRPAIDRAAGRHGWATAFGVALAGLASMVVVAALGLWAAGASDLPQDAFPRVVAATVVTAVGGTVELSGDAGGLADTRAGLTVVPLSVSLVGALVTAAGFLRPLRHRAVAGARELAGWAARIAVLWLLGLLGLALAARQTFAIDLGSDTLNDLGDLFGVHPEVGFTTEVPITLLVGLVWLAGVLLLALLVSRGAPLPARLLRFQESVRPAAYAMVALLLACVVLGLVVALVVAATRGHAPETLAVVLLGLPNLVWMVFTIGLGATWNGRVEGPFGLPMPHVLDEVLRGRETAALNLSSMAEYDGRVWWLVVVDAVLLLGAAFVMAARSPARMRAWQHAVHMAVALVLTVLTICLVGRVSAHYGLTVLGINDLAGLSGDLFLHPEVWSALGLAALWGLATGFLGALLARPVHRRGATGPPGQV
- a CDS encoding DUF6777 domain-containing protein, producing MSVDPPSSGRPAGPPSGPLSGPSQPPPPPSSGPPTEPVEPVSPGGSSGGSSGGSSGGSSGGDLPDGAPGPEPEPEPDPGRAWWRSAPRLALLGTALVAAVALAVLLTLPDSGSSGGAAGAKIFTLAAAKTGPDPFTESTATDNSTATASAAPANGTTEPTGNTLKGVDGGAAGVYGGTRNVASCDVEKQISALHAAPAKNRAFASVARVEPSGVPAYLRSLTPVQLRMDTWVTNHGYRDGAVTTYQSVLQAGTAVLVDGHGVPRVRCACGNPLTKPVPQQTEPERTGDVWPSYRPSNVVVITPAKKTVKEFVLYDPDHGHHWFARHRGDTAGKQDRTTPPPKKPLVFVVITPPPPTSTSPSCDPDRKHSCPSHPSSSSSSPSSSSSSKPPSSKPPKNGSGEKTPSSESPSSKPPKNGLVEETPSSESPTSKPPKNGLVEESPSSTSPPEQQPVQPEPPAPESSSVSPTP